One stretch of Planococcus sp. PAMC 21323 DNA includes these proteins:
- a CDS encoding TRAP transporter substrate-binding protein encodes MKKLLGLLLIGIFILSACGRPDSGTTTTEDGEAGEDTYTLRLAHLVPEEQSSHVAAVAFKERLESESDGRLIVELYPNGQLYGSDREAIEAVQLGNIEMTIPAVAAMASFNEKFQVFDLPFLFNNNEAAYKALDGELGQELMADLKNNDLKGLVFGENGFRHVSNNEGPIESPEDMAGLKMRTLESPLHTDTFNAFGANASPFAFGELYTALQQGTYDAMDCPVSLYYTNKFYEVQDYLTLTGHVYAATALLINDDVYNDLPEDLQEIMTAAAEEFRTEQRELAQQQDGEFLDKIKDEGMQVNDLTDEQRDEFREAAKSVYTKYEDQIGKELIDQALAANE; translated from the coding sequence ATGAAAAAATTACTCGGATTATTACTTATTGGTATATTCATCTTATCTGCATGCGGTAGACCGGACAGTGGAACGACAACAACAGAAGATGGGGAAGCCGGGGAAGATACATACACGTTGCGACTTGCCCATTTAGTACCAGAGGAACAATCTTCTCATGTTGCAGCAGTAGCGTTTAAAGAAAGACTAGAGTCAGAATCAGATGGACGCTTGATCGTTGAATTATACCCGAATGGCCAATTATACGGCTCTGACCGAGAAGCGATTGAAGCCGTACAGCTGGGTAACATCGAAATGACGATTCCCGCTGTTGCAGCAATGGCTTCGTTTAATGAAAAGTTCCAAGTATTTGACTTGCCATTCTTGTTTAATAACAACGAAGCAGCATACAAAGCGTTGGATGGAGAGCTTGGCCAGGAATTAATGGCGGATCTTAAAAACAATGATTTAAAAGGATTGGTTTTTGGTGAAAATGGATTCCGCCACGTTTCGAATAACGAGGGACCTATCGAATCTCCAGAAGATATGGCAGGTTTGAAAATGAGGACCTTAGAAAGCCCATTACACACAGATACATTTAATGCATTTGGTGCAAATGCATCTCCATTTGCTTTTGGTGAACTTTATACGGCTTTACAGCAAGGAACTTACGATGCAATGGATTGCCCGGTTTCTCTTTACTACACAAATAAATTTTACGAAGTACAAGATTACTTAACGTTAACAGGTCATGTTTACGCAGCAACGGCTTTACTTATTAATGATGATGTTTACAACGATCTACCAGAAGATTTACAAGAAATTATGACAGCAGCAGCAGAGGAATTCCGTACAGAACAACGTGAATTGGCTCAGCAACAAGATGGAGAGTTCCTTGACAAAATTAAAGATGAAGGTATGCAAGTAAACGATTTAACAGATGAGCAACGCGACGAATTCCGTGAAGCGGCAAAATCGGTTTACACAAAATACGAAGATCAAATTGGGAAAGAATTGATCGACCAAGCATTAGCAGCAAATGAATAA
- the aceB gene encoding malate synthase A yields MTIKGQEIPGMETILTPEALAFIEKLHINFDKQRVKLLEKRQVRQQEIDAGKKLDFLPETKHIRNNNWTIAPLPEDMKDRRVEITGPTNRKMLINALNSGAKMFMADLEDATSPNWFNVIDGQINLRDAVRRQIDFEAPETGKKYALNEQTAVLMVRPRGWHLLEKNILIDGKAISGSLVDFGLYFFHNAKELIERGTGPYFYLPKMESHLEARLWNDVFVFAQNELGIPQGSIRATVLIETIMAAFEMDEILYELREHSAGLNCGRWDYIFSVIKRMRNLPEYLFPNRSQVTMTVPFMRAYTQLCIKTCHRRNAPALGGMAAQIPVKGDDEANAAAFQKVAEDKRREAMDGHDGTWVAHPGMVAIAMEQFDEHMLTPNQIDKKREDVQVTAEQLVEVPTGTITEDGLRSNISVGIQYIASWLSGNGAAPINNLMEDAATAEISRSQVWQWVRHPKGVLEDGRNIDIPLFHEVIEEETANIKQTVGDTRYSSGNFEEARELFTNLTLQSEFAEFLTLPGYEKLN; encoded by the coding sequence ATGACGATAAAGGGTCAAGAAATTCCAGGAATGGAAACGATTTTAACGCCTGAAGCATTAGCGTTTATCGAGAAGCTACATATTAATTTTGATAAACAACGCGTCAAACTTTTAGAAAAACGTCAAGTACGTCAACAAGAAATTGATGCCGGAAAAAAATTAGATTTTTTGCCAGAAACGAAACATATTCGCAATAACAACTGGACGATCGCTCCGCTTCCAGAAGATATGAAAGATCGCCGCGTTGAAATTACAGGTCCGACAAACCGTAAAATGCTCATTAATGCCTTAAACTCTGGAGCTAAAATGTTTATGGCAGATTTAGAAGACGCTACTTCACCTAACTGGTTTAATGTCATTGACGGCCAAATCAACTTACGCGATGCGGTTCGACGTCAAATTGATTTTGAAGCTCCTGAAACTGGTAAAAAATATGCGTTAAATGAGCAAACGGCTGTATTAATGGTTCGCCCTCGTGGATGGCATTTGCTTGAAAAAAACATTCTTATCGATGGAAAGGCAATTTCGGGTAGTTTAGTCGATTTCGGATTGTATTTTTTCCACAATGCGAAAGAATTGATTGAACGCGGGACAGGTCCTTATTTCTATCTTCCAAAAATGGAAAGTCATTTAGAAGCACGCCTTTGGAATGATGTATTCGTTTTCGCACAAAATGAATTAGGAATTCCTCAAGGATCGATACGCGCAACCGTATTAATTGAAACTATTATGGCTGCTTTTGAAATGGATGAAATTTTATACGAATTACGCGAACATTCAGCTGGTCTAAACTGCGGTCGTTGGGATTATATTTTTAGTGTCATCAAGCGAATGAGAAATTTACCAGAATATCTTTTTCCAAATCGTTCACAAGTGACTATGACTGTTCCATTTATGCGTGCTTACACACAATTGTGTATTAAAACTTGTCATAGAAGGAATGCACCAGCACTCGGCGGAATGGCTGCACAAATTCCTGTTAAAGGAGATGATGAAGCCAATGCAGCTGCTTTCCAAAAAGTAGCTGAAGACAAGCGACGTGAAGCCATGGACGGTCACGATGGAACATGGGTGGCGCATCCCGGAATGGTTGCGATTGCGATGGAGCAGTTTGACGAACATATGCTTACGCCAAACCAAATCGATAAGAAGCGTGAGGACGTTCAAGTTACGGCTGAACAGTTAGTTGAAGTACCAACCGGTACCATTACAGAGGACGGATTACGTTCGAATATTTCAGTTGGCATTCAATACATCGCTTCTTGGTTGTCTGGTAATGGCGCAGCTCCGATTAATAACTTGATGGAAGATGCTGCGACAGCTGAAATTTCCCGCTCTCAAGTATGGCAATGGGTTCGACATCCTAAAGGAGTTTTAGAAGATGGACGAAATATCGACATTCCTTTATTCCACGAGGTGATCGAAGAAGAAACAGCTAACATCAAACAAACAGTTGGAGACACACGATATTCATCCGGTAATTTTGAGGAAGCGCGTGAGTTGTTTACAAATCTTACGTTACAAAGTGAATTTGCTGAATTTTTGACACTGCCAGGTTATGAAAAACTAAACTAA
- a CDS encoding YhfH family protein has product MKNTQTFKKRTKKECRECGCEIKERRESIIYECERCIANVEE; this is encoded by the coding sequence ATGAAAAACACTCAAACTTTCAAAAAACGGACGAAAAAAGAATGCCGGGAATGTGGCTGCGAAATCAAAGAACGCCGTGAATCCATTATTTACGAATGCGAACGTTGCATTGCCAATGTAGAAGAATAA
- a CDS encoding LytTR family DNA-binding domain-containing protein, whose translation MENTMLEQMGFIIGDWIPKEASIAIAVEDRYIYYKAGVHDLQIREGQSVLPGSIAARAKKEGQRMEMFVEESIFGTPYYGIGYPVKLGEKKGVLVVILPPDYLVRKNKTIRFLTGKYEDTWRPVAVNKVSHIESSQKKTWFYSEDETYCAIHTLKNLKHQLPDNFLPIHRSYIVNIDYIEEISRDIASNYQLMLKDGSILPVSQNYAASVRERLGF comes from the coding sequence ATGGAGAACACGATGTTGGAACAAATGGGTTTTATAATTGGGGACTGGATTCCGAAAGAAGCGTCGATTGCAATTGCGGTAGAAGATCGTTATATCTACTATAAAGCCGGAGTTCATGATTTGCAGATTCGAGAAGGTCAATCAGTACTTCCTGGCAGTATCGCGGCACGTGCGAAAAAAGAAGGACAACGAATGGAAATGTTTGTTGAAGAGTCTATTTTCGGAACGCCTTATTATGGCATTGGCTACCCAGTCAAGTTAGGTGAGAAAAAAGGTGTACTCGTTGTTATTTTGCCGCCAGATTATTTAGTTCGTAAAAATAAAACGATCCGATTTCTAACGGGTAAGTATGAAGATACTTGGCGTCCTGTTGCTGTCAATAAAGTTTCTCATATCGAAAGCAGTCAAAAGAAAACATGGTTTTATTCAGAAGATGAAACGTATTGTGCAATACATACATTGAAAAATTTAAAGCATCAATTACCTGATAATTTTTTACCGATTCATCGATCTTATATCGTCAACATCGACTATATAGAAGAAATTTCTCGAGACATTGCATCGAATTATCAATTGATGCTTAAAGATGGCTCAATTTTACCGGTTAGTCAAAACTATGCGGCTAGCGTCAGGGAACGTCTCGGATTCTAA
- a CDS encoding TRAP transporter small permease yields the protein MIKKFEKAEEAFLVFTLVLMVALIFGQVIGRYVFSNAPSWTEEMARYIHIFQVWIGASYAVKLREHIRVEAFITRFKGLPRKILETITLVIWFGMALFLAYFGTDLVLSSITNGQVTPAMQLPMWIPFLAIPIGGAGMCIRLIQQLVKVWQGDYEMHKGGDLPA from the coding sequence ATGATTAAGAAATTTGAGAAAGCAGAAGAGGCTTTTCTAGTTTTTACATTAGTACTGATGGTCGCTTTAATTTTTGGCCAAGTTATTGGCCGATATGTATTTTCGAATGCACCAAGTTGGACAGAAGAAATGGCGCGTTATATACATATCTTTCAAGTATGGATAGGAGCAAGTTATGCGGTGAAATTGCGAGAGCATATTCGCGTAGAAGCTTTTATTACACGTTTTAAAGGATTGCCAAGAAAAATTTTAGAAACAATCACGCTCGTAATTTGGTTTGGAATGGCGTTGTTTTTAGCTTATTTTGGAACAGACTTAGTATTGAGCAGTATCACGAATGGCCAAGTTACACCCGCGATGCAGCTACCAATGTGGATTCCATTTTTAGCGATTCCAATAGGTGGTGCTGGCATGTGTATTCGACTAATCCAACAATTGGTTAAAGTTTGGCAAGGCGATTATGAAATGCATAAGGGAGGGG
- a CDS encoding GntR family transcriptional regulator codes for MEKITKQATLADRAYEYIKKMIITGELKPGQELPEEKLAHELGISRTPLREALKRLAIDALIELRKPKPAIVAAFTSQDIVEIMELRRLLEIKGLENLTDDKQRPAIDRLTNNIKRQLQAVEEKKVVEFMDLDQEFHSLLYQNHRNNRLKEMINNVNSGGSRAFLLLSDTAADSSKKAYEEHLSILEAIKQGDVEKAKQQLNIHLDNIESRLLKYSTQEEL; via the coding sequence ATGGAAAAGATTACGAAACAAGCTACGTTGGCAGATCGAGCCTACGAATATATCAAAAAAATGATTATTACGGGAGAGCTAAAGCCTGGACAAGAGTTGCCAGAGGAAAAATTAGCGCATGAACTTGGCATCAGCAGGACTCCTTTACGAGAAGCGTTAAAACGATTGGCGATTGATGCCTTGATCGAGTTAAGAAAACCTAAACCCGCAATAGTAGCGGCTTTTACATCTCAAGATATCGTTGAGATTATGGAACTTCGCCGACTACTCGAAATTAAAGGACTCGAAAATCTCACAGATGATAAACAACGACCGGCTATCGATAGGTTAACAAATAATATTAAACGACAATTGCAGGCGGTAGAAGAAAAAAAAGTAGTGGAATTTATGGATTTAGACCAAGAATTTCATTCGTTATTGTATCAAAACCACCGCAATAACCGTTTAAAAGAAATGATAAATAATGTTAATAGCGGAGGTAGCAGAGCTTTTTTATTGCTATCTGATACTGCAGCCGATAGTTCAAAAAAAGCATATGAAGAACATTTATCAATTCTCGAAGCAATAAAGCAAGGGGATGTAGAAAAAGCCAAACAGCAGCTAAACATTCACTTAGACAATATTGAAAGTCGGCTATTAAAATACAGTACACAGGAGGAACTATGA
- a CDS encoding FAD-binding oxidoreductase has product MESTWIDQLQNTLKIDQYSTSVSELYRHSHDESDHPAVEPKIVCFPESKEDVLAIMKIAREASIPVTPFGSGSGLEGQAIPMKGGISLNFERMNQVVKFSPEDLLVTVQPGITRLQLNSIVNRHGLQFPVDPGADATIGGMTATNASGTTAVRYGVMRDQIIDLEIVLADGTLLHTGTKAKKSSSGYHLTGLFTGSEGTLGIITEITLKLHGIPEHTIAASCTFETPHQCADAAHMILLSGIPVQRMEFVDAYSIAKVNDYGNYGLPEKHSLFFEFAGMKIAAEEEATLAHELLVDMNCENWRIAADSEERASIWKARHEMAYAYRHQAGMTITGGDVCVPISKLPELIDYARELIAESGLEGGVLGHIGDGNFHTSIAYDAKDPKQQLAAEKINEKLAYRAIRLEGTCTGEHGVGLGKMKYQDAEHGSAVAIMKNMKQMLDPNNLLNPGKIFI; this is encoded by the coding sequence ATGGAGAGCACATGGATTGACCAATTACAAAACACATTAAAAATAGATCAATATTCAACAAGTGTTAGCGAGTTGTATCGACATAGCCACGATGAATCGGATCATCCCGCTGTAGAACCTAAAATTGTGTGCTTTCCAGAATCCAAAGAAGATGTGCTAGCAATTATGAAAATTGCTCGTGAAGCATCGATTCCTGTTACACCGTTTGGCAGCGGCTCTGGTTTAGAAGGACAAGCGATTCCAATGAAAGGCGGTATTTCACTAAACTTCGAGCGCATGAATCAGGTCGTGAAATTCTCACCCGAAGATTTACTGGTAACCGTACAACCAGGCATCACTCGCCTTCAATTAAATAGCATTGTTAATCGACATGGCTTGCAGTTCCCAGTAGACCCAGGTGCAGATGCTACAATTGGCGGCATGACCGCTACTAATGCTAGTGGAACGACCGCAGTTCGTTACGGTGTGATGCGAGACCAGATTATTGATTTGGAAATCGTTTTAGCAGACGGTACCCTCCTACATACAGGAACAAAAGCAAAAAAATCATCTTCAGGCTATCATTTGACTGGATTGTTTACTGGATCAGAAGGAACGCTTGGCATCATTACAGAAATCACGTTAAAACTTCACGGTATTCCAGAGCATACGATTGCTGCTAGCTGTACGTTTGAAACACCTCATCAATGTGCTGATGCAGCTCATATGATTCTACTTAGCGGCATCCCTGTACAACGCATGGAATTTGTTGACGCATATAGCATTGCCAAAGTGAACGATTACGGTAATTATGGACTTCCTGAAAAACACTCATTATTTTTTGAGTTTGCTGGCATGAAAATTGCAGCAGAAGAAGAAGCCACATTAGCACACGAATTGTTAGTGGATATGAATTGTGAAAACTGGCGGATTGCGGCAGATTCTGAAGAGCGCGCATCCATTTGGAAAGCACGTCACGAAATGGCTTACGCTTACCGGCATCAAGCAGGAATGACCATCACAGGAGGAGATGTATGTGTTCCAATTTCTAAATTGCCAGAACTAATCGATTATGCTCGTGAACTGATTGCTGAAAGTGGATTAGAAGGCGGTGTTTTAGGTCATATTGGTGACGGCAATTTTCATACTTCAATTGCATACGATGCCAAAGACCCTAAACAGCAACTTGCCGCTGAAAAAATAAACGAAAAATTAGCTTATCGTGCCATTAGACTCGAAGGCACTTGCACAGGTGAGCACGGTGTGGGACTTGGCAAAATGAAGTATCAAGATGCAGAACACGGATCTGCAGTTGCTATTATGAAAAATATGAAACAAATGTTGGATCCAAATAATTTACTAAATCCAGGAAAAATATTCATATAA